The DNA segment TTTTTGAGCGCAAACACTCTTGAATCCCTTGTTTCATTTCCAGCGGAGACATTTTCGTATTCAGCCAGTACTGAATTTCAAAGTGACTGCGACCGCGCAAGACTTTTCCCAGTTCCAAACTCGTTTGAGTTTGAGGATTGGCGACAATGACTAATGCCCGGCGCGGATAGAGTGAGACCTCCGTTTGGGGCGTTTTCCCTAAAATGAGTTCACCCACGCCTTCTACAATCCGTTTTGGGGTTTGTAAGGGATATTCTGCTTGCAGATTCGTTTCCCCACGACTCCGCTTTTGCTGGTTAATCAGTCGCAGTTGCTGGTTGGTTTTATCGATATATTGGAGGGTCTGGTGATAGACATAGCGATAGAGACCATCAGCTTCAATGATGCCTTGTGAATTCGCTGCTGCTCCCTGTAAGCCTCGGATCAGGTAATAGGTAAAAACCCCATGACCCATCTCGGAAAATTCCCAAGACTGCTGAGCGCGATCGCAGGATAGAAGCGCATAAAAGCCTTGCGTTCGAGCCGCCTGTTCTTGTAAGCGTTCAATTAGTTGCGGGGTGGGATTATAAAGAGTTTGCTGCCAACTCACCCCGCCACTGTGGCAAGCATCGAGCCACACAAACTGAATTGGTGCGACACATTCTCCTAGCAAGGCTAATAGTTCCGAGATGGGCAGTCCAGTTGCTGAAAGATGATCTAAAGTCGTATCCTGTAAACAAAGTGCGGCTTGTTGAGTCCTCGGATCAAGGACACCATGACCGGAAAAATAGAACATGACCCTGTCATGAGCTTTTGCCTCCTTAGCAACCTGCTTTAAACTTCTGATGACCGCTCCTTTTGTTGGTGGCTTGATCCCGTAGTCATGATGAACCAGTAATTCACGTTGCGAAAACTCTTCGGTGGCGCCTGCTAGAGCTTTGCTTAATTCCTGACAATCAGCAGCCGAGTATTGTAGTGAAATTAACTTTGGATCTTGATACTCATTGATACCAATCAGTATTGCCCAAAATTGAGCATTTTGAGAGGTTTGGGCCGATATTTGACTGGCTTTTGTGCTACTTTTACCGACACCAATAGGACACATCGTTGAAAATCCGGACTATTTTATTGTTCATGCTAAGTTTCCTGATGACCCGCGAAACGAATTCGACCATCAGTAGCGGTGTGATAAACCCAACTTTGAGAGCCATCAGAGAGAATAATTTGCCACCCGGGAACTAAGGCTTGTGTACAAATTTGTCCAGGTTCCTCGATGCCTAGGCAACCATTTGGCCAAGTTTTTTGTCTTGCAATAATTTCTTCAAAAGCAGAAATAGGTAATCCTGAACGTTGGGACGCCTCTTTTAGAACTGCGGTAATAATTGACCCAAAATTACTTTGTGATTCTTCTTGTGGGTTTGGAATAGAGTGCGGGGCAGCTACCGCGTTATTCAGCATGACATCATTCATGCCTAAAGAGACAAATCCGACAACAATGAGAATTGAGAAAAAACGAGTGCAGCGATTGAATGTTGCTAACTGCCAGACAACACGTTTTGCTTTTGCACCTAAAATCATATTAGTCATTATACAAATTTGATCAGTATTTTTTCTAAGGTCTATTGCTAATCGAGACTTAGCTCTTGTTTCAATAATGTGTCAATTTTCATTTAGGTCATTCTAAACTGTCTATGAGTTGAGTTCAGACGCTCTCTTTTGAGATTTCAAATCACCTTCGTAATGCCGTTAAGGCAAAATGGAAGGCAGAGAAAATAAGGACTACAAAGTTTTTCTGATTCAACATAGTTGGCACTTCAATGACTATTGCACTTTTACGTTGAAGGGGATTAGTTTATGCAATAGCCAACTATTAACTGGCGAGGAGAACGAGGAGCGATCAGTCCCGCGCTCTACCTGATAAGGTGAGGGCCGGGACGGGGCGTTCAAGTTACCGGCTGCGAAAAAGAAAGTCCCAAGACTTGCAAAAGTACCGTCTAAAGAGTGGATTAATGTTCTTTCTATGCGCTGGCATGAATGCGAATGCGGCTACACCAACAATCGTGATCTAGCCGCAGCCGAAGTAATCACAAATAGAGGTCTGACCCAAGCGCGGGTTTCCCGCGCATTGGAAAGCAGACCTGAAGGAATCAGTAAGTACGTAGGGACGACTACGGAAAGGAAACAGCCTGCTAATAAGTCCGCGTCACCTGGGGAAACCCCAAGCATTTATGCCGAACGCAGCCTACTGCCGGGTCAATTGATAGGTAAGTGCTACGCAGGAAAGCCCATTCGCGAGGATGGGAAGCCCGCGCTGTACCGATAGGTCAGCGTCGGGAGGATGTCACGAACTCATGATTTGATCGATTCCTTGGTCTTGTAGTTCGAGAAAACTCTTGGCATTGGTTAAATCAAATTCAAGGGGAGTAAGGGTGACATAATTCTGGCGTATGGCTTCCACATCCGTGGGAACATTTGAGGGAAGATGCTTGGCTTCTGGTTGAGGAATATCTTCAATCGCTTCTCCCGCTAGCCAGTAATAGCTTTTACCTCGTGGATCGAAACGTTTTTCAAACTGTTCAATATAGCGTCGTAACCCTTGGCGAGTGAGGCGAATGCCAGCAATTTCTTGGTGAGAAACCGCAGGGATATTGACATTGAGTAGGGTTCCTTGGGGAATTGGCGGTAACTTTTCTAATAATTGATGGGTGACTTGTGCAGCAGTTGTAAACTCAGTGGACGTGTAACTGGCTAAACTAATAGCAAGGCTAGGAAGGCCGTTAATTGTTCCTTCCATTGCA comes from the Cyanobacteria bacterium GSL.Bin1 genome and includes:
- the surE gene encoding 5'/3'-nucleotidase SurE, with product MTQLLISNDDGIFALGIRTLANTLAEKGYEVMVVCPDRERSATGHGLTLHRPIRANQVDNIFHHSVTAWSCSGTPSDCVKFALSALLESPPDFVLSGINHGSNLGTDILYSGTVSAAMEGTINGLPSLAISLASYTSTEFTTAAQVTHQLLEKLPPIPQGTLLNVNIPAVSHQEIAGIRLTRQGLRRYIEQFEKRFDPRGKSYYWLAGEAIEDIPQPEAKHLPSNVPTDVEAIRQNYVTLTPLEFDLTNAKSFLELQDQGIDQIMSS